A portion of the Stegostoma tigrinum isolate sSteTig4 chromosome 46, sSteTig4.hap1, whole genome shotgun sequence genome contains these proteins:
- the LOC132207408 gene encoding probable G-protein coupled receptor 139, whose amino-acid sequence MHRPIQQVERVFYTVLAFIGIPVNLLAIVILSHGKCGVSPCTTRYLVLMAAADLMVIITEVILWRFPYYYFQPSFLDITIVCSLTGVLCRTARDCSVWFTVTFTFDRFVTICCQKLKTKYCTEKTATVVLAITCALFCLKSIPFYFQYEPHEIINNVPFYCKSKSSYFTEIWWVVLEWLDTALTPLLPFALILSLNALTVRHILVTSQVRKRLQGERKGYKHKDAEMESRRKSVILLFVISGSFILLWSILMVYFMYYVIQEIKPVDLPPFLYNFGRTGYMLQILNCCTNTFIYAATLSRFRAKISNAVKYLVTQIPCSMKK is encoded by the exons ATGCACCGACCAATTCAACAAGTGGAGAGGGTGTTCTACACCGTTCTTGCTTTTATTGGCATCCCTG TTAATTTATTGGCGATTGTTATTCTTTCTCATGGCAAGTGTGGTGTATCCCCTTGCACTACACGCTACCTGGTGCTTATGGCAGCTGCAGATCTGATGGTCATCATCACTGAAGTTATACTGTGGAGATTTCCTTATTATTATTTCCAACCATCTTTCTTGGACATTACTATTGTGTGCAGTCTTACTGGAGTCCTGTGCCGTACAGCCAGGGactgctctgtctggttcaccgtcactttcacctttgatcgatttgtgaccatttgttgtcagaagctgaaaacaaaatattgtactGAGAAAACTGCAACTGTGGTTCTAGCAATAACCTGCGCCCTGTTCTGTTTGAAAAGCATTCCCTTCTATTTTCAATATGAGCCTCACGAGATAATCAACAATGTGCCGTTCTACTGTAAATCAAAGTCAAGTTACTTTACTGAGATTTGGTGGGTGGTATTAGAATGGCTTGACACAGCATTGACACCTTTACTGCCTTTCGCTCTAATTCTGTCCCTCAATGCTCTGacagtcagacacattttagtgaccagtcAAGTCCggaagaggctgcagggtgagaGAAAGGGATACAAGCACAAAGACgcagagatggagagcagaaggaaGTCTGTGATTTTGCTCTTCGTCatctctgggagcttcattcTTCTGTGGTCTATCCTTATGGTTTATTTCATGTATTATGTCATTCAAGAAATCAAACCTGTCGATTTGCCACCTTTTCTGTATAATTTTGGTAGAACGGGTTATATGTTGCAAATCCTAAATtgttgcacaaacacatttatttatgcagCAACATTGTCCAGGTTCAGAGCGAAGATCAGTAATGCAGTAAAATATCTAGTTACACAAATTCCTTGTTctatgaagaaataa